TTGTTTCCCCCACTTCGGAGCCTGGTGGTCTTCTTgccccctgctccctgccctcaGCCATCCCTGGCAATGGGAAGGGGCTGCTTACCTGGGTCTGTGGGTCCTGGGAGGAGTTGGGCTCTGGGCTGGTGGTGGCCCAATGGGAAGGTACCTGCTTTCTCCTCGCAGGAATCTTGTCGATTGGCCTGGCTGCTGCCTACTACAGTGGAGGTGAGATGCATCACCTGCCCCCCAGGAACTTCCTCAGCTGATTGGAAGAGAGAAAATAGGAAAGCCCGTCATTTGTAATCTGCCAGGGCATGGCTTTGGGGACTGCCTCTGCCTCTAAACTGTTTGCGGATGCGGCCCACTTCCATGTGCTGGTGTGTCCCCCGCAGCTTACGTTTTTCACGTATATCTTCAGCATTTtcatatatcataaaatattcttcagaaaGGCACTCTTGTGTCTGCCTCATGTTCTGTTGCAGGGATGATCCGTGCTTCCAGCAGCTCCCTGTAAGCGTTCCCACCTTTCTGCTCTTACTCACCGTGCCGTGATTGTCATCACGAGTAGACATCCAGGGGAGAGTGAGGGCAGAACTGGGGGAGCACGTCCTGTCCCAAGTGACAGGGCCCGCAGTGCTAGGTGGCCATGGCGAGGGTGGGGTGTCCTTGCAGGCATGGGCAGCAAGCCAGGCCCCCAGGTGCCACTCCTGCCCTCGGTCTGGGAAGCAGctgtgctggggagggggcaccGTCTCTGGGCACGTTGGCCTTTGCCCCTCTGCTGCCTTCCCTCGCCTGATTGTCTCCTGTGTTTGCTCCCCAGATACTCTGGGCTGGAAGCTCTTCTATGTCACGGGCTGTCTGTTCGTGGCCGTGCAGAACCTGGAGGACTGGGAGGTGAGGCCAGCGCAGGAAGGGTGCCCAGGCTTTtgggctcctgggcttccctgcagTGCGAATCAAAGCAGGAAGAAAGGCTCCAGGGGCCTAATGCCCCCCCCCCATCCTGAAACTTGAGCTTAGTGGTTTCTGGATAGCTGGACTTGGCCTCTGGACATTGCCTGTCTGTGACCATCCCTAGGCGAAGGAATCGTCTAAAGCTGTTGTTCTCCCAGAAGTTCTCCTAGAATAGAAGGGCAAGGCCACTTCCCTCACCTCCCTTTTGTCCCTCTTCACGTGTCCTTTGGGTCGCCTGGCCCCAGTATTGCTCTCTGACTGCCGATTTCCATTCCCTCGTTTGATGACCTCGTCCGCCGTGCTCGCTTCTCTTGAGTGCGGAGAGAGGCTCCTGCTTTTCACACCCCAGCCCCGGGAGGGATCAGGCTGCAGGGGTTTGGGGTTCTGACTGGGATGGGAAGGAAGAGGGGCCGCCTCCTTGAGTGTCTGCTCTGGTGAGGGTGGGGACGCAGTCGGCAAGTCTGTGTGTGTTGGGCTGGCTCACAGGCTAGCAGCCAGGTGACTGCCTTGTGGCTGGCGTTCTAGGAAGCCGTCTTCAATAAGAGCACCGGGAAGGTCGTGCTGAAGACGTTCAGCTTGTATAGGAAGCTGCTGACTCTCTGCAGAGCAGGCCATGATCAAGGTGAGGCGTGGGGAGTGAACAGGACACAGGTTACTCTGGGATGGACGGAGGGCGGCGAGCGTCTGTGATGGCAGGGAGCAGCTTGAGGCCTGGAAATGGGCTGGGTCCAAGCTGGCCGCTCAGTGACCAGGGTTGTGTCCTGCCTTGTGGACGCTGTGTACCCCAGATGTGCCCTGGCCCAAAGGAAATTGCTGGGCAGCCCCCAGCTCAGTGACTGGCCACTAGAAACCAGGAAGGCATTTTCCAGCAGTTGGGGAAAATGAAGCAGAAAGCTGGGCAGCACTGTGCTTAGCCACCCCCTGAGGTGTTAGACTGAGAGAAGGGGTGGGATTTTCAAGGCAACAGTGGGCCTGCTGGACATTCCTTCTCACCCAGACTGGACATTAACCAGCAGCCACACAACCCTGCACTGTGGTCACTGACCTGTGACATGAGGTCAGGGTCTCGGCATGGGCCCAGCCTCAGACATGGGGTGACACGTGCTCTCTCCTTCATGACAAGCGTGATGTGATCCTCTGCATCGTGGCCCCGAAGCAACTGTGCCAGCACCCcggtgggaggggcagggtgggtgggggacaCGGCCACTGACAGGGCCCTGCCCACAGTGGTGGTCCTGCTTAGTGACATCCGGGACGTGAACGTGGAGGAGGAGAAGGTCCGGTTCTTCGGGAAGGGCTATGTGGCAGTGCTTCGGTTTGCCACGGGCTTCTCCCACCCCCTCACGCAGAGTGCTGTCATGGGCCACCGCAGGTAAGCCGAGGACGGGCGACTTGATTGGCCAGGGCTGCCCCTCGCCCCCAGTCAGGTGGTCCTCCCCAGGGACTGCCCTGCACGGCAGGGCatggagagaggcctcaggaacgtgggggaggaggtgaggccgGGGGGGCAGGCCTGCCACCACCCACTAGGGGGAGGTCAGGGGTCCCCACAGGGACAGAGGGGATGGGGACGTCAGGGGTCCCCAGTGGGCATAGAGGACTGGGCTAGGGTCAGGTGAGGGTGGGGATCAGGACTGAAGGTGCTGGGTCCTAGTGGGTTACCCTGGAGGTAGATACCTGGCGTGAGACAGGTATGGTCTTTTGGCTGCTGCGGGGTGGCCGGTACCTCCATCACAATAACCCACCCTTCCTCCCTGTGCCCGTCTGGACCAGTGACGTGGAAGCCATCGCCAAGCTCATCACTACTTTCCTGGAGCTGCACTGCCTTGAAAGTCCCATGGAGCTGTCTCAGAGCAGTGACAGTGAGGTCGATGGCCCTGGGGACCAGAGCTGACCTCCACGGAACCCCCGCCTTGGTTCTGGTGGGGCCCCAGCAGGACTGATGGGCCGCCTCCAAGTCCTCCTCCTCAGCTCCCGGCTGTGTCCCTGGAAGCCCCGGGGCAGGACCCTCAGCCGCTCCTGCTGCTTGCTTCTGTCGTCTGAGAAAAACCACAGTGGGACCTTCTCTGCAGGCTCCGAGGGGTCCAGAGAGGGCACAGGCCTCAGATCTGTCTCTTTCTGGAATCAGACAGCCCACTGGGGCAGCGGCCTGGTGTGGACAGGCCAGACGTGCTAGCTGTGGGGGGCTCAAGGCCTCTGAAACGGGAAGGAAGAACACCCAGGGTCCCAGGGTGTGAGGGCCAGGGCTGAGCTCTTTGGGTCGAGAGGTTTGCCAGGACCAGGTCCTGGGGGTTGCGGTGAGGCTCCAGCAGGCCAGCGCAGGGCCAGCGTCTGGGTGAGGCTCTGAGGATGCTGCCGCACACGTCATCCCCAGGAATCCCATCTCCTGCCCTGCTCCCCACGCCCATCCCTCCCCGCAGCCAGATGTCCTCAGTGGTCAGAAGCGAGGTGCTTGCCTGCGGAGCTGCCAGGGCTCAGGGTGGACGCTAAGGGGCACGCCTGGTTGGTGTGCGCAGCCACTCCTGAGGCTTCcacagcccccagactgctgTCCACTCAGGTGGCTCATCTCGAGTCCAACCAGGATTGCAGCCAGGCTCTCACAGAGAGGATAACCTCCCGCCCCTGCCCCCAGAGTAGGCAGAAGTTCTCTCTTCTAGCTTTGTGCAGCATTTAAAAACCTGGACCcacgcaaaaaaaacaaacaaaaaacctggacCCATCCCTCAGAACCCAGATTCCCAGCTTCTCTTGAACTCTGGTGCTGGGCCTGTGTGTTTGGGGCCGGAATCGCTGGGCTCATGGCTGCCCCTCAGCAGTGCCTGAGCAGCTAGCTGCAGCCACCCTTGTGGAGTCTGGGTGCCAGCCACACTGACCCTCAACTGCACTATTAGTTTTCTCCTGCTTTCTCTGAACCTAGGCTCCTCCGAGGTACAGCATGTGCCCAGAGCACCTCTGAGTGAGGGACCCGTGAGGCTGTGCACCTGGGAATGGCTGCATGGACCAGGGGTTCTGAGGCTGCCTGGGTGAGAGATGGCAACTTCCAGGGAACTCCAGAGAAATGAGATCCTCTCCCTTACCAGTGGTGGCCGCCAGCCAGCCCTTAATTTGGGCACACAGTCATTTAAACATGCCAAAGTTAGGTTTCTAAATGGTTAAACCTgaaatacttttttcttaaaaggtGTGAAACAGCTATGGTTGGTTTCTTGTGTGTTTGCccctgggctggaggagggagggtgtTTGGCCAGCTCCCCTCTCCCAGGGCTGGGCTGTGCGAGGAGGGTCTCCAGACCATCGTGAGGGCCAGTAACTAAGTCTTTCAGAGTTCTGGCTTCCactctcctttttattttgaaagaattaaaGTTCTAATGCTGATCACTGCATAGGCCCagagtgtcttttcctttcatgTTTACTCTTGTTTCTGTGGGTGCTGTCTGCTGGCACGGCTGCCCAGGGCTCAGGAGGCGCACGTGGGGCCGGGTGCAGCTGATGAGACTGCAGGGAGGCCGACAGCCTGAGCCTGGCCCCCTCCCCTCAGGGGTCCTGACCCGAGTCGGGCCTGGGGCTGGCTGCCTCACCCAGATCCTGCAGCAGAGCCTGCAGCCGCCGCAGGCTGGGGTGCACGTTCTCCTCCAGCCACTCCTCCACTGCGTCTGGGTAGAAGACACGCTGCAGGGCAGCCTCCAGCTCCCCCACGAGAACGCTCCACCTGGCCAGGAGACTGAGGACCAGGAGGCAGTGAGCCTGCCTGGCGAGGGCCCTGGGGCATACCCTCATGGCCTCCAGAACCCCACGGGTCAGTACATCCCgtacctcagtttactcatccatAGAACAGGGCCGTTAGCACCAGCCTCAGAGGGTTGTTGGGAATAAGTGAATGACTGTCACAGTCTGACCTCTGAAACTAGAAGGCACTTCACAACTGGCTGGCAGGGTTTTTCTTGGTGCATGAACCTGCTGACAGTTGACTGCATCTTATACTCAGTGGGGACAGTCTGTGTTGGCCTCTCTCAGAGCCAGGATCAGCCCTAGGCAGTCTGGTTCTGTGGTGAGCCCTGGACCCTGCTCAGGGCATCTGGTGACCCTCACCCTCTCAGGCAGGAACGCCTCAGTTTCTCTAAAGCCTAAAGGCACAGCTGATTCAGTTGAGTCACCTAGGAATCCACGGCTGCGATAACTAGAAAGCTTGTCTAGAAAGCTGCCAGCATGCAGTAGAGGGTGGGCAGCCTCGGGGATGGGCACGGCTGGGAGGGGCGTGGGCTACCTGTGCGCCTGGGGCTGGATGTGCTGGATCATGACGGGGTGGATGAACTTCCGCCTGCGATGGTAGGGGCTGAACCAGCCGGTCACATACCTGGGGGCAAATCCACACACACAGGTAGGCACGCTGTGGCTCGTAAGGCTCGGTCGTTGTAAAATAAGACCTTTGAAAATctggtagaaattttaaaaagttgttttccaCCCAGAAAGTCTTCTTGCAGGATTGGCTGGCCCTCATCCTGCCGGGTGGGGGGTCACTCACCTGTCCCTCTCCAGCAGCGCATCCACGGAGCTGCACAGATGGAGGCTGACTTGTGTGATGAGGTTCAAGATGTCACTGCCAGGGAAGGAGCCGGCCCTCTCACTGCACAGGGAGCCGCCGTGCTGAGGATGCATCCAAATATGAGGGgacaggcagggctgggggtgagggtgttACCTCCTAAAATCCGTTGCTTCCAAGCTCGAAGTCCCAAGAAAGTTCTCCACTCTTGCTTTAACGTTTTCGGCAAAGCCTCCTAAAACCAACCACAGACGGAGGTTGGAGGGGCCTCTGGAGGAGAAGGTGGCCTGGACTCCGTGCTGGCTGGACCTCCTGGCCCTCAGGCATGGGTGGTGGGCAAAGCAACTGAGAAGGACCACCAGCCAGGCCCAGCTGAGCACATGCTGACCCCAGGGGTGGGTTAGCCCAAGGCTACTGCAGCCTGGTGGGGAGGTGAGAACACGCTGGAGGCTCTGTGCTGCCTGCCTCCTGGGGAAGGGGTGCCAAGGCCAATGCGCTCCTATTAGCACAGGCATCTGCTCTGTTGTCTGTACCTTTTCCCGAAGAGTTCAGAACTAACACTTCAAAAGAGGATAAGCCAGAGTCCCAGTATCTGTCCTTCCACCTCCCTGTAGCTCAGCACAATACAAAGTGTGTTTTTCAGTCCTCTTTCCTCAACCACCTCGATGTTTTTGTGTGTCAACATCACATATGTTGCTACTTAAATTCCCACCTGGTCCC
Above is a genomic segment from Mesoplodon densirostris isolate mMesDen1 chromosome 18, mMesDen1 primary haplotype, whole genome shotgun sequence containing:
- the LOC132478990 gene encoding cytochrome b-245 chaperone 1 isoform X2; amino-acid sequence: MYMQVETRTSSCLHLKRAPGIRSWSLLVDTLGWKLFYVTGCLFVAVQNLEDWEEAVFNKSTGKVVLKTFSLYRKLLTLCRAGHDQVVVLLSDIRDVNVEEEKVRFFGKGYVAVLRFATGFSHPLTQSAVMGHRSDVEAIAKLITTFLELHCLESPMELSQSSDSEVDGPGDQS
- the LOC132478990 gene encoding cytochrome b-245 chaperone 1 isoform X1, whose protein sequence is MYMQVETRTSSCLHLKRAPGIRSWSLLVGILSIGLAAAYYSGDTLGWKLFYVTGCLFVAVQNLEDWEEAVFNKSTGKVVLKTFSLYRKLLTLCRAGHDQVVVLLSDIRDVNVEEEKVRFFGKGYVAVLRFATGFSHPLTQSAVMGHRSDVEAIAKLITTFLELHCLESPMELSQSSDSEVDGPGDQS